The Bacteroidales bacterium genome contains a region encoding:
- the wecB gene encoding UDP-N-acetylglucosamine 2-epimerase (non-hydrolyzing), with protein MKKILTVVGARPQFIKAAVLSRLLKTEEWKDKFKEVLVHTGQHYDASMSDVFFEDMGIPHPNYNLNIGSGFHGKMTGQMLIQIEGLLLKEKPDIVLVYGDTNSTLAGALAASKLHIPLAHVEAGLRSFWKYMPEEQNRVLTDHISVFLFCPTETAVENLKNEGITEGVHNVGDIMLDSNLFYLKKLQDEKKRGVNRLDNVRGLNKEIIQNDFVLATVHRAENTDNPEKLSQIIEAFNDLPANVVLPLHPRTKKMVESFGLSFSKNVSVIDPIGYFEMLELEFLCKCIITDSGGVQKEAYFMKKPCITLRDQTEWVETVESGWNTIVGTDKNKILSVYNSCNILPKSYPSYYGSGNTGESIFEILMK; from the coding sequence GTGAAAAAAATATTAACTGTTGTAGGAGCAAGACCACAATTCATAAAAGCTGCTGTTTTAAGCAGATTGCTTAAAACTGAAGAGTGGAAAGATAAATTTAAAGAGGTATTAGTTCACACCGGACAGCATTATGATGCCTCTATGTCAGATGTGTTCTTTGAAGATATGGGAATTCCACATCCTAACTACAATCTAAATATTGGCTCAGGTTTCCATGGAAAAATGACGGGGCAAATGTTAATACAAATTGAAGGATTACTCCTTAAAGAAAAACCCGATATTGTTTTAGTCTATGGCGATACTAATTCCACATTAGCAGGAGCGTTAGCTGCAAGCAAGTTGCACATTCCTTTGGCTCATGTGGAAGCGGGGTTGCGGAGTTTCTGGAAGTATATGCCGGAAGAACAAAACAGAGTTTTAACAGACCATATTAGCGTTTTTCTATTTTGTCCAACTGAGACCGCTGTTGAAAACCTTAAAAACGAAGGAATTACAGAAGGTGTGCATAATGTAGGTGATATTATGTTGGATTCCAATTTGTTTTATCTTAAAAAACTACAAGATGAGAAAAAACGGGGTGTCAACAGATTGGACAATGTAAGGGGATTAAATAAAGAAATAATACAAAATGATTTTGTCTTAGCAACCGTTCATAGAGCCGAAAATACAGATAATCCCGAAAAACTAAGTCAAATTATAGAGGCATTTAATGACCTGCCTGCCAATGTTGTTTTGCCATTACACCCTCGTACAAAAAAAATGGTAGAGAGTTTTGGACTTTCATTTAGTAAAAACGTTTCTGTAATTGATCCGATTGGTTATTTTGAAATGCTTGAACTCGAGTTTTTGTGTAAATGCATAATCACTGACTCTGGTGGAGTACAAAAAGAAGCCTACTTTATGAAAAAACCTTGTATCACATTACGTGATCAAACAGAGTGGGTGGAAACCGTGGAGAGTGGGTGGAATACAATTGTGGGGACGGATAAAAACAAGATTTTATCAGTGTACAATAGTTGCAACATACTACCTAAATCATATCCAAGTTATTATGGAAGTGGAAATACTGGAGAAAGCATATTTGAAATATTGATGAAATAA
- a CDS encoding N-acetyltransferase codes for MEKEFFVHESSYVDEGVTIGKGTKIWYFCHIQKGAILGENCSLGQNVNIANNVKIGNGVRIQNNVSVYEGVELEDNVFCGPSCVFTNVTTPRSHYSVHGNYAKTLVKWGATLGANSTIVCGHTIGRCALIAAGAVVTKNVKDHALMAGVPAKQLGWVCECGERLDNTLICQKCSKKYKETEKGLIEIK; via the coding sequence ATGGAGAAAGAGTTTTTCGTACACGAAAGTAGTTACGTCGATGAGGGTGTAACTATTGGCAAAGGAACAAAAATATGGTATTTCTGTCATATTCAAAAAGGTGCTATTCTAGGGGAAAACTGTTCACTTGGACAAAACGTAAATATTGCAAATAACGTAAAAATTGGCAATGGAGTACGTATTCAAAACAACGTTTCGGTTTATGAAGGTGTGGAGTTAGAAGACAATGTTTTTTGTGGTCCCTCCTGTGTTTTTACCAATGTTACTACGCCACGCTCACATTATTCTGTACATGGTAATTATGCAAAAACCCTAGTTAAATGGGGAGCCACCTTAGGGGCAAATTCCACTATTGTGTGTGGTCATACAATAGGACGGTGTGCTTTAATTGCAGCTGGTGCAGTAGTGACTAAAAATGTAAAAGATCATGCATTAATGGCAGGTGTGCCAGCCAAACAACTTGGTTGGGTGTGCGAATGCGGGGAAAGGCTTGACAATACACTAATTTGCCAAAAGTGCAGCAAAAAATACAAAGAAACAGAAAAAGGATTAATTGAAATAAAATAA
- a CDS encoding glycosyltransferase family 4 protein, with product MKKLFIISYSFPPANAPAAQRPYSIAHYLGLEGFDVSVLSCKNQDSSMGIGSNDNKKPKAFKHYQVGGFSIKRFRSGTKKSSNSDGNKKTKIGKNKIVSRLRRLVFPDKGISWFPFASLWILLRPRKFIRTTLITTSPLVTNSLLGLFVKLLFRTHWIADFRDFHYTHNSMIASNSRLHLKLERKIIKRADKIVFISESMKKLYAEAYPKFSNKFYTIYNGYYPEEVLDEKLIDKSKFSSMPIKIFYAGNFYGGARSPLPLVESLQKLVDDGILQLSDVIIEIAGSIDTEVLNQLEKYQLYQQINFIGIIQRKRVLEKLADSHLLWLIVGEGIDHSAGIPLKSFEYIESTRPILCFAPDTSETAIMIEELAAGWILSNNLGDKAYNVEILKRIIVEKLYTKSNNSSLIKENKKYSRYYQALAFGQLIK from the coding sequence ATGAAAAAGCTATTTATCATATCTTATTCCTTTCCTCCAGCTAATGCACCTGCAGCACAACGTCCATATTCAATCGCCCATTATCTGGGGTTAGAAGGTTTTGATGTTTCTGTACTCAGTTGTAAAAACCAAGACAGCTCAATGGGTATTGGGTCAAATGACAACAAGAAACCCAAAGCTTTTAAACACTACCAAGTGGGTGGTTTTTCAATAAAACGTTTTCGTAGTGGTACTAAAAAATCATCGAACAGTGATGGAAATAAAAAAACAAAAATCGGTAAAAACAAGATCGTTAGCAGATTAAGAAGACTTGTCTTCCCTGACAAGGGAATTAGTTGGTTCCCATTTGCTTCTCTTTGGATATTATTACGTCCTCGTAAATTTATCAGGACTACACTTATTACAACTTCTCCACTAGTAACAAATAGTCTGTTGGGTCTATTTGTGAAGCTTTTATTCAGAACACATTGGATTGCTGATTTTCGAGATTTTCATTATACTCATAATAGTATGATAGCAAGTAATTCTAGACTGCATCTTAAGCTTGAAAGGAAAATCATAAAGAGAGCGGATAAAATAGTATTTATTTCTGAATCAATGAAGAAGCTCTATGCTGAGGCTTATCCAAAGTTTTCAAATAAATTTTATACCATTTATAACGGATATTATCCCGAGGAAGTTTTAGATGAAAAGTTAATTGACAAAAGCAAATTTTCATCTATGCCCATTAAAATATTCTATGCTGGCAATTTTTACGGAGGTGCCCGTTCTCCTCTTCCTTTAGTAGAATCTTTGCAAAAATTAGTCGATGATGGGATATTGCAATTATCTGATGTAATTATTGAAATAGCTGGAAGTATTGATACCGAAGTATTAAATCAACTTGAAAAATATCAACTGTATCAGCAAATCAATTTTATTGGTATAATACAAAGAAAAAGAGTTCTAGAAAAATTAGCAGACTCACACTTGCTTTGGCTTATTGTTGGTGAAGGAATTGACCATAGTGCCGGTATCCCATTAAAAAGTTTTGAATACATTGAGTCCACCCGACCAATTTTATGTTTTGCTCCTGATACCTCAGAGACAGCAATTATGATTGAAGAGTTAGCTGCAGGTTGGATATTATCAAATAATTTGGGAGATAAAGCATATAATGTAGAAATCTTAAAACGAATAATTGTAGAAAAACTCTACACAAAAAGCAATAATAGTAGTCTTATCAAGGAAAATAAGAAGTATAGTAGGTACTATCAGGCTTTGGCTTTCGGGCAGTTGATAAAATAA
- a CDS encoding oligosaccharide flippase family protein, giving the protein MKKIFNKIFRSEFNKNVLILSSGTAISQFILVLISPVLTRLYTPEAFGAFAVFLSITAIIGSNINLKYEQAIMLPKEESDAYKIAYLANYLNFIISLIIFICIVIFFDPIANALNIESSKPIWLYFIPLATYFIGFNTVLINLNNRFKNYKSMSGSVVIKNFSMTIVQLLFGFLKLLLDSGLIIGQFVAYILGNRVLRLNVSFKYKEMISYKYKDLKTVLHRYRDFPRYAFPAGLANATTLNISNLLITSIYSVNDVGQFSLANRIIGAPNVLIAQSVSQVYYQKACEEIKIRGNCKSIFLSTLKKLIVLVVPIYIPLIFVSKWIFPFIFGLDWVDAGVFAGFLAILMAVRFVSSTLSVTINAVEKQKIGLITNIILLFINLATFGTAYFLKLNILNFIILYSLSLTVAYAIFLIIYYKIAFCTRQ; this is encoded by the coding sequence GTGAAAAAAATATTTAATAAAATATTTCGTTCTGAGTTCAATAAAAATGTGCTGATACTTTCCAGTGGTACGGCTATTTCCCAGTTTATTCTGGTATTGATAAGCCCTGTACTAACAAGACTTTATACGCCTGAAGCCTTTGGAGCGTTTGCTGTTTTTTTGTCAATAACAGCAATTATTGGGAGTAATATCAATTTAAAATATGAACAGGCTATAATGCTTCCAAAAGAAGAGAGTGATGCGTATAAAATAGCCTATCTGGCAAATTATTTAAACTTTATTATTTCGCTAATTATTTTTATTTGCATTGTGATTTTTTTTGATCCAATAGCAAATGCCCTTAATATTGAATCTTCAAAACCAATCTGGTTATATTTTATTCCATTAGCTACTTATTTCATTGGCTTTAATACGGTTTTAATTAATCTTAATAATCGATTCAAAAATTACAAATCGATGTCCGGGTCAGTTGTGATAAAAAACTTTTCCATGACTATTGTTCAATTGTTGTTTGGTTTTCTTAAGTTGCTACTAGATAGCGGATTAATTATTGGACAATTTGTTGCATATATTTTAGGTAATAGAGTGTTACGACTAAATGTCTCTTTTAAATACAAAGAGATGATAAGCTATAAATACAAGGATTTAAAAACAGTATTACATAGATATAGAGACTTCCCGCGCTACGCTTTCCCCGCAGGATTGGCTAATGCAACCACGTTGAATATTTCTAACTTATTAATCACATCTATATATTCAGTCAATGACGTAGGTCAGTTTTCATTAGCAAACAGAATAATAGGAGCACCGAATGTACTCATCGCTCAGAGTGTTTCACAGGTTTATTATCAAAAAGCTTGTGAAGAAATAAAAATTCGCGGAAATTGCAAATCAATTTTTTTATCCACACTGAAAAAACTCATTGTTCTTGTAGTTCCCATTTATATCCCTTTGATTTTTGTAAGTAAGTGGATTTTCCCTTTTATTTTTGGACTCGATTGGGTGGATGCTGGAGTTTTTGCCGGCTTTTTGGCAATATTAATGGCTGTTAGGTTCGTTTCATCTACACTATCAGTTACAATTAATGCGGTTGAAAAACAAAAAATAGGGCTGATTACCAACATAATATTACTATTTATTAATTTGGCTACATTCGGCACTGCTTACTTTCTAAAATTAAATATATTAAATTTTATTATACTGTACAGTCTATCTTTAACTGTAGCTTACGCGATTTTCTTGATTATATATTATAAAATTGCATTTTGCACACGACAATAA
- a CDS encoding Gfo/Idh/MocA family oxidoreductase, whose translation MSKKICVIGGGKWGQNHIRTLFQMRNLGGIVESNPSRLKELLSQFPVEGFTDLDIAIKKDFDGYTVAAPAHLHYEIAKKILENGKSVLVEKPMTLSSETSGELVRIANNNGVQLMVGHVLLFHPAIKKIKELIDSGKVGQLYYLYSTRLNLGTVRTEENVFWSFAPHDISVLDYFVGQPSEKIESKGTKFLQKNVYDYTMTQLTYPGNIHAHIFVSWLHPFKEQRLVVIGSKGMISFDDSSEEKEIKFYDKRIEFEQGIPIKVENPTEIISYEKKQPLTEELKYFVENLDKKIEVANGQSGLEVVKVLEKAQELIDAKNK comes from the coding sequence ATGAGTAAAAAAATATGTGTCATTGGTGGAGGAAAATGGGGACAAAACCATATTCGAACACTTTTTCAAATGAGAAATCTGGGAGGAATCGTTGAATCAAATCCGTCTAGATTAAAAGAACTTTTGTCTCAATTCCCGGTTGAGGGATTTACGGATTTAGATATAGCAATAAAAAAAGATTTTGATGGATATACTGTTGCTGCTCCAGCACACCTGCATTACGAGATAGCAAAAAAAATCCTCGAAAACGGGAAAAGTGTTTTAGTTGAAAAACCAATGACTTTGTCATCAGAGACATCAGGCGAATTAGTAAGAATTGCAAACAACAATGGCGTTCAACTGATGGTGGGTCATGTTTTGTTATTTCATCCTGCAATAAAAAAGATTAAAGAGTTAATTGATTCCGGGAAAGTAGGTCAACTTTATTATCTGTATTCTACACGTTTAAACTTAGGTACAGTTAGAACAGAAGAAAATGTGTTCTGGTCATTTGCTCCACATGACATCTCTGTTTTAGATTATTTTGTGGGACAACCATCAGAAAAAATAGAATCTAAAGGAACTAAATTTTTGCAAAAAAACGTTTACGATTACACAATGACACAGCTTACATATCCAGGGAATATTCATGCTCACATTTTTGTTTCATGGTTACATCCTTTCAAAGAACAACGTTTGGTTGTCATTGGAAGCAAAGGAATGATCTCTTTTGACGATTCATCGGAAGAAAAAGAGATAAAATTCTACGACAAACGTATTGAGTTTGAACAGGGAATTCCTATAAAAGTAGAAAATCCAACAGAGATTATTTCTTACGAAAAAAAACAACCACTGACGGAAGAATTAAAATATTTTGTTGAAAACCTTGATAAAAAAATTGAAGTGGCAAATGGGCAGTCTGGATTAGAGGTTGTGAAAGTACTTGAGAAAGCCCAAGAATTAATTGATGCTAAAAACAAATAA
- a CDS encoding GNAT family N-acetyltransferase: MRILETERLLLKPIEIEDLKYLLDLRWNKEMEDVIIHDPISYRDQMDWYNSLKKTDVALAIFLKENSELKIIGNIGLFDIKTRHQRATLRARLDPAQQGKGYAKEAFSLMLDYGFNTLNLNKVISDSFVDNIVVLNLIEKLGFKKEGLLVKHYFHNGKFKDVYQCGLLREDFNNLLITQQKQ; this comes from the coding sequence ATGAGAATACTTGAAACTGAAAGACTATTACTAAAGCCCATCGAAATTGAAGATTTGAAATATCTACTCGATCTAAGATGGAATAAAGAAATGGAAGATGTTATTATTCACGATCCAATTTCATATAGAGATCAAATGGATTGGTACAATAGTCTTAAAAAGACAGACGTAGCACTTGCTATTTTCCTTAAGGAAAATAGTGAGTTGAAAATTATTGGAAATATAGGTCTATTTGATATAAAAACCAGACATCAACGTGCAACATTGAGAGCTCGATTAGATCCTGCACAACAAGGTAAAGGTTATGCAAAGGAGGCTTTTAGTCTAATGTTAGATTACGGCTTTAATACATTAAACCTAAATAAGGTTATTTCGGACTCGTTTGTAGATAATATAGTTGTTCTTAATTTAATCGAAAAATTAGGTTTCAAAAAAGAAGGCTTATTAGTCAAACATTACTTCCATAATGGAAAGTTTAAAGATGTTTACCAGTGTGGTTTGTTAAGAGAGGATTTTAATAATTTGCTCATCACACAACAAAAACAATAA
- a CDS encoding O-antigen ligase family protein: MALKFSKFFIILFILTSFITQSLSESGILYRITPPDIAGALGLLFFVLSGRSFNFSYNQPMILFIITLFIGGLVGLNLSQSFVEVVILLFLLLIFLVLVDFFGSVSGFCELIYYFSLAGILASGFGIYDYFSVVFGLPRIFPERTGGEVLSGFRNAGQAGSYAMIILAILIPAIISKVYTLFNNKQKRTLVISLVMVSLFLFLTGKMAAYIGFGIGFLLSLLMRRNYKTFLISLVVGLILFVVIQELPKIAPDINSRISYKYETRLAGTLEGESGLTDEEGFIQNNLSKAMTAFRDNPISGTGIGAFGGGHYDKYEVHSTYFKMIGETGIIGSIAYIIFMIFFMKKLRYKKHKDMFSEFLYFVLPFIIGCLVSWAYTYHMRKREFWIMFAIIFIADYFAKSVQINNRIKTGLKQNHSQ; this comes from the coding sequence ATGGCTTTAAAGTTTTCAAAGTTTTTTATAATACTTTTTATCTTGACTAGCTTTATAACACAAAGTTTAAGTGAGTCGGGAATTCTTTATCGTATTACTCCGCCTGATATTGCCGGCGCATTGGGATTGTTATTTTTTGTTTTAAGCGGAAGATCTTTTAATTTCTCATATAATCAACCTATGATACTTTTCATTATTACGCTGTTTATAGGTGGTCTTGTTGGACTAAACCTCTCACAGTCATTTGTCGAGGTTGTTATTTTACTTTTTTTACTTCTTATTTTCTTAGTTCTGGTAGATTTTTTTGGATCTGTAAGTGGTTTTTGCGAATTAATATATTATTTTTCTCTAGCGGGCATTTTGGCTTCTGGATTCGGTATATATGATTACTTCTCAGTTGTTTTCGGCTTGCCACGGATTTTTCCCGAAAGAACAGGAGGTGAGGTTTTATCAGGTTTTAGAAATGCAGGACAAGCTGGCTCTTATGCCATGATTATCTTAGCTATTTTAATACCGGCTATTATATCAAAAGTATATACTCTTTTCAACAATAAACAAAAAAGAACACTTGTTATTAGTTTAGTGATGGTATCATTATTCCTTTTTCTAACAGGAAAAATGGCTGCGTATATAGGTTTTGGTATAGGTTTTTTACTTTCCCTTTTAATGAGAAGAAATTACAAAACATTTTTAATCTCTTTAGTTGTTGGATTGATTTTGTTTGTTGTAATCCAGGAGCTCCCCAAAATAGCTCCAGATATTAATAGTAGAATTTCATATAAATATGAAACACGTTTAGCCGGAACATTAGAAGGAGAGTCGGGCTTAACTGATGAAGAAGGCTTTATTCAAAACAACCTATCCAAAGCAATGACTGCGTTTAGGGATAATCCCATTTCGGGAACGGGAATAGGAGCGTTTGGAGGTGGTCATTATGATAAATATGAAGTCCATAGCACCTATTTTAAAATGATTGGTGAGACCGGTATAATTGGCTCTATTGCTTATATCATATTTATGATTTTCTTTATGAAAAAACTGAGGTATAAAAAACACAAAGATATGTTCTCCGAATTTTTGTATTTTGTTTTACCTTTTATTATTGGTTGTTTGGTTTCATGGGCTTACACTTATCATATGCGAAAGCGTGAGTTTTGGATTATGTTTGCAATTATTTTTATCGCAGATTATTTTGCTAAAAGTGTACAAATCAACAATAGAATTAAAACGGGATTAAAACAAAACCATTCACAATAA
- a CDS encoding DegT/DnrJ/EryC1/StrS family aminotransferase, which translates to MQFRDLVKQYNVLKPEIDKAMINTAASGGYIMGKAVTELEVSLAEYVGVKHCISCANGTDALTLALKAWNIGKGDAVFVPDFTFFASAEVISLEGASPVFVDVNAVTFNIDVNSLEKAIEKTLQEGKLTPKVIITVDLFGLPADYYAVKKIADKYNLLILEDGAQGFGGKINDRMACSFGDISTTSFFPAKPLGCYGDGGAVFTNNDEWAEIMNSLKVHGKGSFKYDNVRIGVNSRLDTLQAAILQVKFDAFKKYELKDINKAAALYTKKLKGIVTTPIIPEGYYSSWAQYTIQLKNREQRDGLQTYLKEQGIPSMIYYPTPMHGQTAYKHLKYSAESNPVTQQLCATVLSLPIHPYITEEDINLVCNAINSFLKLNK; encoded by the coding sequence ATGCAGTTTAGAGATTTGGTAAAACAATACAATGTGTTAAAGCCTGAAATAGACAAGGCTATGATAAATACAGCTGCTTCCGGTGGTTACATTATGGGAAAAGCAGTTACGGAATTAGAAGTTTCGCTTGCAGAATATGTTGGAGTTAAGCACTGCATTAGTTGTGCTAATGGAACGGATGCTCTCACACTTGCCCTAAAGGCGTGGAATATAGGTAAAGGAGATGCTGTTTTTGTGCCTGATTTCACATTCTTTGCTTCGGCAGAAGTTATCTCTCTGGAAGGAGCATCCCCTGTTTTTGTAGATGTGAATGCTGTAACTTTCAACATAGACGTAAATAGTCTTGAAAAAGCTATTGAAAAGACGTTACAAGAAGGTAAGCTAACACCCAAAGTTATTATTACCGTCGATCTGTTCGGACTTCCTGCTGATTACTATGCCGTTAAAAAAATCGCCGACAAGTACAATCTTCTTATTTTGGAAGATGGCGCACAAGGGTTCGGTGGTAAAATTAACGACCGAATGGCTTGTAGTTTCGGAGATATTTCCACTACTTCCTTCTTCCCTGCCAAACCTCTTGGCTGTTACGGCGATGGAGGTGCTGTTTTTACCAATAATGATGAGTGGGCAGAGATTATGAATTCTCTAAAAGTACACGGTAAAGGTTCTTTCAAATACGATAATGTGCGAATCGGTGTAAATTCACGATTAGACACACTTCAGGCAGCTATTCTGCAAGTGAAATTTGATGCTTTCAAAAAATATGAATTGAAAGATATTAATAAAGCAGCAGCACTATATACCAAAAAACTGAAAGGTATAGTGACAACTCCAATTATCCCCGAAGGATACTATTCCAGTTGGGCACAATACACCATTCAGCTAAAAAACAGAGAGCAACGAGATGGGCTGCAGACTTATCTGAAAGAGCAAGGAATCCCGAGTATGATATATTATCCTACCCCTATGCATGGTCAAACTGCATACAAGCATTTGAAGTATTCAGCCGAAAGCAATCCTGTTACACAACAACTTTGTGCTACAGTGCTTTCATTGCCGATTCACCCATATATAACTGAAGAAGATATTAATCTTGTTTGTAATGCTATTAATTCTTTTCTCAAACTCAATAAATAG
- a CDS encoding nucleotide sugar dehydrogenase, with amino-acid sequence MNNKDVKIAVIGLGYVGLPLARLFSTKYTTIGFDINQARVKELMSGHDSTLEVEDELLQSAIANGFTCSSDINSIKGANFYIVTVPTPIDVNNNPDLTPLIKASETVGKVISKGDIVVYESTVYPGVTEDECIPIVERVSGLKYNKDFFAGYSPERINPGDKQHTVDKILKVTSGSTPEIGKIIDKVYGSVITAGTHLAPTIKVAEAAKVIENAQRDINIAFVNELSKIFNKMGINTQDVLTAAGTKWNFLPFKPGLVGGHCIGVDPFYLAQAAQRHGHHPELILAGRRMNDSMGEYVADQVVKLMLKKGIQVLGSHILVLGFTFKENCPDVRNTKVIDIVNTLKEYSAKVTIYDPWVNPDIAKHEYGVEVTNKLPKDKYDAIILAVAHNKFKELDLSKITNGNRVVYDVKGVLDTVVDGTL; translated from the coding sequence ATGAATAATAAAGATGTAAAAATTGCCGTAATTGGCTTAGGTTATGTAGGCTTGCCACTTGCACGCCTGTTTTCAACAAAATATACTACTATTGGTTTCGATATCAACCAAGCGCGGGTAAAAGAATTAATGAGTGGTCACGACTCCACGCTCGAAGTGGAAGACGAATTGCTCCAGTCTGCTATAGCTAATGGCTTTACCTGCAGTTCGGATATCAATAGCATAAAAGGTGCGAACTTTTACATTGTAACCGTCCCTACGCCTATTGATGTAAATAATAATCCAGACTTAACTCCGCTAATTAAAGCCAGTGAAACGGTAGGGAAAGTAATTTCCAAAGGAGATATAGTGGTGTATGAATCTACCGTTTATCCAGGTGTAACAGAAGATGAATGTATTCCCATAGTGGAACGCGTGAGTGGTCTAAAATATAATAAAGACTTCTTTGCAGGATACAGCCCCGAGCGCATTAATCCGGGAGATAAACAACATACAGTTGATAAAATATTGAAGGTTACATCAGGTAGTACACCTGAAATTGGCAAAATTATTGATAAAGTTTACGGCTCCGTAATAACCGCAGGAACACATCTGGCTCCAACAATTAAAGTGGCAGAAGCCGCTAAAGTTATTGAAAACGCTCAACGCGATATCAATATAGCTTTTGTAAATGAGCTATCAAAAATTTTCAATAAAATGGGCATTAATACACAAGATGTGCTGACTGCTGCCGGAACAAAATGGAACTTTTTACCGTTTAAACCGGGATTAGTTGGAGGACACTGTATAGGCGTAGATCCATTTTACTTAGCACAAGCGGCTCAACGTCACGGACATCACCCCGAACTAATTTTGGCAGGACGTAGAATGAACGATAGCATGGGCGAATACGTAGCTGACCAAGTTGTTAAATTAATGCTAAAGAAAGGCATTCAAGTTTTAGGTTCTCATATTCTTGTGCTGGGTTTTACTTTTAAAGAAAATTGCCCAGACGTACGCAACACTAAAGTTATTGATATTGTCAATACATTAAAAGAATACAGTGCTAAAGTAACCATATACGACCCCTGGGTAAATCCCGATATTGCAAAACATGAGTATGGAGTGGAGGTTACAAACAAACTGCCAAAGGACAAGTATGATGCTATTATTTTGGCAGTAGCTCATAATAAATTTAAAGAGTTAGACTTGTCGAAAATTACAAATGGAAATAGGGTAGTGTATGATGTGAAAGGGGTTTTGGATACTGTTGTTGACGGAACACTATAA